A region of Ursus arctos isolate Adak ecotype North America unplaced genomic scaffold, UrsArc2.0 scaffold_31, whole genome shotgun sequence DNA encodes the following proteins:
- the LOC113249734 gene encoding LOW QUALITY PROTEIN: ubiquitin D-like (The sequence of the model RefSeq protein was modified relative to this genomic sequence to represent the inferred CDS: substituted 1 base at 1 genomic stop codon), whose protein sequence is MTSWANKGRRQSGSGRGFPAQLVHKLDASPFPLPPVSAPVIADMASSASCLHVKVYSEEGTAMTFTANLEDRVKKISEHVRAKTKIPVQDQVLLLGSKTLKPQRKLSSYGIDKQTTIHLTLKVVEPSDEELPLVLVELCNEGQRHLLQVXRSSSVAQVKQMIETKTTIMPEKQTVTCNGKRLEDGKTMADYGIRGGNLLFLTAHCVGG, encoded by the exons ATGACATCATGGGCGAACAAAGGGCGCAGGCAGAGTGGTTCAGGCAGGGGATTTCCAGCTCAGCTTGTACATAAGCTGGACGCCagtcctttccctctgcctcctgtgtCGGCTCCGGTGATTGCAGACATGGCATCCAGTGCTTCCTGCCTCCAT GTGAAAGTCTATTCTGAGGAGGGGACAGCAATGACCTTCACTGCTAACTTGGAGGACAGAGTGAAGAAGATCAGTGAACATGTCCGGGCTAAGACCAAGATTCCCGTGCAGGACCAGGTCCTTTTGCTGGGCTCCAAGACCCTAAAGCCCCAGAGGAAGCTGTCATCTTACGGCATTGACAAGCAGACGACCATCCACCTCACTCTGAAGGTGGTGGAGCCCAGTGACGAGGAGCTGCCCTTGGTTCTGGTGGAGTTATGCAATGAGGGGCAGAGGCACCTCCTTCAGGTGTGAAGGTCCAGCTCAGTGGCCCAGGTGAAACAGATGATAGAGACCAAGACCACTATCATGCCTGAGAAACAGACTGTGACTTGCAATGGCAAGAGGCTGGAAGATGGGAAGACCATGGCAGACTATGGCATCAGAGGGGGCAATTTACTCTTCCTGACAGCCCACTGCGTTGGGGGCTGA